The following proteins come from a genomic window of Pseudomonas sp. J452:
- the aguA gene encoding agmatine deiminase: MARSLTSLPKTDGFRLPGEFEPKARCWLGWPERTDVWRNGAKPAQKVWVDIVSAIATSEPVTVCASASQYANARRQLPAHVRVVEMTCNDTWFRDSGPAFLVNDDSGEVRGVDFEFNAYGGLDGGLYYPWDKDDQIAQKILEIEGYDRYRAPFIAEMGGIQTDGQRTLLTTEQCLLNRNRNAHLGKDEMTRRLQDYLGAEQVIWLPRGCKFDETDGHIDDLACFVRPGVVVQQWTDDRNDPQWEIYQEAYDILRSTRDAQGRALEVHKLPQPRVLEWTAEEADGLDQDDATHTRQAGTQICASYINYYAGNSAIVVPLFNDPCDRVAQATLAELFPKHRILGIENSREILLGGGNVACITMPQYAAPKRA, from the coding sequence ATGGCCCGTTCCCTGACCTCTCTCCCGAAAACCGACGGCTTCCGCCTGCCCGGTGAATTCGAACCCAAGGCCCGCTGCTGGCTCGGCTGGCCGGAGCGCACCGACGTGTGGCGCAACGGTGCCAAGCCGGCGCAAAAGGTCTGGGTCGATATCGTCAGCGCCATCGCGACCAGCGAGCCGGTCACCGTGTGCGCTTCGGCCAGCCAGTACGCCAACGCCCGCCGCCAGCTACCGGCCCATGTGCGGGTGGTGGAAATGACCTGCAACGACACCTGGTTCCGCGACAGCGGCCCGGCCTTTCTGGTCAATGACGACAGCGGCGAGGTGCGCGGCGTGGACTTCGAGTTCAACGCCTACGGCGGCCTCGACGGCGGCCTCTACTACCCCTGGGACAAGGACGACCAGATCGCGCAGAAGATCCTCGAGATCGAAGGCTACGACCGCTACCGCGCGCCCTTCATCGCCGAGATGGGTGGCATCCAGACTGATGGTCAGCGCACCCTGCTGACCACCGAGCAGTGCCTGCTCAACCGCAACCGCAACGCCCATCTGGGCAAGGACGAGATGACCCGTCGCCTGCAGGATTACCTCGGTGCCGAGCAGGTGATCTGGCTGCCGCGCGGCTGCAAGTTCGACGAAACCGACGGCCATATCGACGACCTGGCCTGCTTCGTGCGCCCCGGCGTGGTGGTGCAGCAGTGGACCGACGACCGCAACGACCCGCAGTGGGAAATCTACCAGGAGGCCTACGACATCCTGCGCAGCACCCGCGACGCCCAGGGCCGCGCGCTGGAAGTGCACAAGCTGCCGCAACCGCGCGTGCTGGAGTGGACGGCGGAAGAGGCCGATGGTCTGGACCAGGACGACGCCACCCATACGCGCCAGGCCGGCACGCAGATCTGCGCCTCGTACATCAACTACTACGCCGGCAACTCGGCCATCGTCGTGCCGCTGTTCAACGACCCCTGCGACCGTGTCGCCCAGGCCACCCTGGCCGAGCTGTTCCCCAAGCACCGCATCCTTGGCATCGAGAACTCGCGGGAGATCCTCCTCGGTGGCGGCAACGTCGCCTGCATCACCATGCCGCAATACGCCGCGCCCAAGCGCGCCTAG